One window of Bos indicus isolate NIAB-ARS_2022 breed Sahiwal x Tharparkar chromosome 18, NIAB-ARS_B.indTharparkar_mat_pri_1.0, whole genome shotgun sequence genomic DNA carries:
- the LOC139177334 gene encoding epididymal protein 13-like: MASSPWSLVPPFCITSVSSTTVPTLDRPLSGIVGMMSRLSVDGVRLRDSSSKTPSLAPPQDRTEEEIKSELFFLFCGNSGVFSH; the protein is encoded by the exons ATGGCTTCCTCTCCGTGGTCCCTGGTCCCACCATTCTGTATCACGTCTGTATCCTCCACCACCGTGCCAACTCTGGATCGACCGCTCTCAGGAATCGTAG GTATGATGAGCAGGCTGTCAGTGGATG GTGTCAGACTCCGTGACAGTTCCTCCAAGACGCCTTCCCTGGCACCCCCACAAG ACAGAACAGAGGAAGAAA TAAAAAGTGAgttattcttccttttctgtggTAATTCGGGTGTTTTCAGCCACTGA